GGTCAATCCTCCGCATCTGCGTCTTGCATAGTGCATCTATTTGTTAACTCCTGCATACAAATATGTGTCTGTGATCCACATTTCCTTTTAGTCAACATAAATATTCTTTGACAATCAATGAAAAGAAGAAGCGGAGGGCTAAAAGAAAGAGATTGATTCAAAGGATTGTCTAGAAAAACTACTTATTTGTGATATCAATTTGACATAGTCAGAGTTTTCTTACTTTAGTGAGGGTTGGTGTCTTGGTAGATGTTGTGGTGGCATCATATGTTTGGTGGTTGAAGGGTCATATGCAGGATAGGGACATCTTGAGCTATTCTAGTTTTTTTGCCTGTGTTTGTATGATGATAGTCATTTTATCCTGTTCTTTAGTAATGCATAACCTGATAATACTTAATAGCAATCACAAATAATATGAAGGAGAAAgtgatattttaaaattttatctGTTCGGATTCTCTCCCGTGATAAGGGAGGGTGGTGGAACGGAAAGAGGTTGAAATTGAAGGATAATACAAATTAGATTAAGCAGTATGGTAAGTAACATGAATCACCATGGTCTCAAGGGCTGCAAGCTACTAATTCATGTCTTCAAATCTGTCCTTTATTTTGAAGATTTCTAGTTTGTCTAAAACTGAAATATTTGTCTAGGTTAGTTATTGTGTTATTTACCGAAGTCAACTGGTTGCGATTTACCTGGCATCAAGAGGGACATACCCTGTAACGATGCTCGAGGTTCAATACATGAGTTGTTATCTTACAGTCAACTCATTTCAAAGTTTCATCTTTTTGTTTTTATAAGCATACTAAAAATGGATCTTTTGGCAAATAAAAAGGCAGACTCTTTTTGTAAGTCTTTCTGGCTACATTATATTGTTCTTCTCTCATGGATATGCATATTTGTAGAAATCTTTTTTGTTTGCATATTTCCTGCCTTGTTTACTTTTGGAAAATCAACTTTGAGGTCTATTTCTCGCTAAACCTAATAGTAACTCTATGCTTAGCCTTCCTGTGAGGAGTTTGAGATCTAATTGCGTTATAGACCAAACAGGACAGCCCAACCCAAAAGACTAGTCTGATAGGTGGGAGAGCCCATTTAGCCTATAAACCCATTAGCATTTCTTTAACCGATGAGGGACGATTGGCACATAACAAATTGCGTCTAAGCTTCAACTGTGCCAGAATAGCTTCTCTTTATCAGATGGAGTTCATAGGAAATAGAATATAGAAATGGTGTTTTGATTATTCTCCCAGATTGATATAATTGGGATGGAGTTCATAGAAATAGAATATAGAAATGGTGTTTTGATTATTCTCCCAGATTGATATAATTGTGATGGAGTTCATAGAAATAGAATATAGAAATGGTTATTTGATTCAATTGTTTGTTAGCTCATATCTGATGATCTGTTAATCTCACTTGGCCAATTCCTGATTTGATACTTTCCTTTATGTAACTGGAATTGTTGATATTTGTATTTTCACTTCCTTAAAATTGTTGTGAGCTTATCCTATTCTTGCTAGAGGCATGGTTGATTGAGTAATTGTTAATTATAATCTTCTACCAGTCAATAAAGAGCAACGTAGATGTCATGACCGGTAGTTTGACCTAATCTAAAATGAGAAAATGGAGCTTTGTTAAGTATTTCCTGCCTTATCTCTTATTTTTCCATTGCCAGTTTATCCAGTCTCAAGAGCTAACCACATGACACTGAGAGCCACCTTCCAGCTTTGGCCACTATAATTATTGTCACCAAAGATGCAAAGAACTGCCTACTATCTAGTCCTGATCTATATATATGAGGGAACCAAGTAACATAGGTTGTTGGTCACTTGTGCTTTCTTTAATAACTTTCAATTATTTAGATTCATTAAACTTGTAAGATCTTAAATTTATATGATGTTTTctaacttttcattttttttcttccccATTACTTAGTACTAGTTAATTTATATAAGTCAACATTTTAAACCCCGTGCTCAGTCAAATACCTTCCTATAAAATGGACGATGgcagtttttttaattttttagttCATACTTCGTACAAATGCTGCTTGAGCTAATTAAAGAAAGGAACATATTAATGTTGCTTGAGCTTAAATTTCTGTTTCTCCATTCTCCTCCTGCTTGCCTGTTCTCCCAAATCTTCTGCTGTTTTGTTtgttttcctctctctctctctctctattatTATAGGAAACCTGCGACTCTTTCTTATCTAATGATTCCTGTTTTTCCATCAAATCATGAGATTTCAGCCAACATTTGTTAGTCATATGGCTACCAGTCGTCATTAGAGATGGACATGTACTCTGCTCAATAATACTTTGTTTTAGAACCATTTTCTAATGTAAAGCAGTCTATCGGAGTTCCATTTTCCTTTTATTTGGTTAAGGAGCATGGGAGAAGGGGCAAGAGATGCAATTTTTTTCTGTTATTTAGATATGTTAAGAAGATTGCCAATATATGAGACGGTGCTCAACTAGTTTTCTGATGCCTCGAGAAAAGACCGCGAAATAAATATGGCACTAGAATTATTATGTTTTCATCATTAGTTGCACAATTTGTTGTTATCCCAAGTGATATCATGTGTATTTACTGATAAGCTTTCCATGAATGTGACAATGTTTCCTTGTTGCTGTCACAGAAATTGTAACGGCTGTATTGCTTTGTTGTGTAGGTACCGTGCCATCACCAGTGCCTACTACAGAGGTGCTGTAGGTGCTTTGCTTGTGTATGATGTCACTCGCCATTCCACATTTGAAAATGTTGAGAGGTGGCTTAAGGAGTTGAGAGATCATACAGACCCCAACATTGTTGTCATGCTTGTCGGAAACAAATCTGATCTGCGACATCTGGTTGCAGTGTCGACTGAGGACGGGAAGTCCTTCGCGGAAAAGGAATCCCTCTACTTCATGGAAACTTCTGCCCTCGAAGCTACAAATGTCGATAATGCATTTGCTGAAGTTCTTACTCAAATCTACCATGTCATGAGCAGAAAGGCCATGGAAAATGGTGAGAATGGAAACGGAAACGTCCCTTCCCATGGAGAAAAGATTGATGTAGGTAAAGAAGTATCCGATGTCAAGAAATCTGGTTGCTGCTCAACCTAGGGGCTAATCTATGCTGCTGTGTCCGGTTCTAGGCACACCAATAGTGTAAAATTCTCAAGACTACCTATGACGCGATCCTATTTCATAGGAATTACTGCCTTTTAATTGTTTTTCTTTTGGTTGGTAGTAAGGAACGCCAATATTAGAGAACCTTGCCTAATGGAACCCTTGTGTAGACCTGTTATGGCTCAACTATTgaatcattctttctctcttttcaATTACTTGCATTCCAGATATATTGGGTTTGCTATGGTGTTGTCGGCTCTCAAGTGTTTGGGATGAAAAGCAGGGGTGTTCAAATGAGACCGAAAAATCGATCCGAACTGACAAATAGAGTCGAACCGACTTAATGAATCGAAAACCGGCTCGGTTTGATCTgatttggtttaaaaaaaaaaccgaaaacATTTGGTTTGACTGGGTGTTAAACAAAAAACATCGAACAAaaccgaatatatatatatatatatatatattactattatatataagggaCTACAAAAGGgattttgtagtcctcacaaaatttttccaaaaaatgtcaaacttttcaattaattacttgTAGGTcctgattttattttttaaagtcaaatttattttttgttcttatggTTTACTTTTTAAAAGCTATCGAAAATTCTGCCTTATTTACCTGTTTTTTATCCGGTACTTGCATTGAAGCTTGCCTAATCCAGATTAGCGTCGCATAGGGCCCAATCGGGAGAAGCACTTCCTACCAAGGATTTTTTTCATACTCATGCTCGAACTCGAGACCCCTGATTAAGGGAGGAATAGTTCCATCCGCTGCACTTTATTTTTCCTATTGCTTTCTTCTATTGATCTTATCTATTAACGTAACAAACAGTCATTTCTTCACTAgatattcttgcttcttgttgctctttgatttcttctttttcatttgttgcttattatagatttttacacgcaagcatttcttttactttatatttgtatTACGAAATTTGAGAATTTCAGAAAATTCTTGACTCATATGTAGGCATTTCTTTTACTTCATATTTATACTTTAATGAGTTCATATGTGTTTACCAAGATTAGTACAAAAGTGATTTTCAGAtagttttaaaattattaaatgatgccatataatgttgaaaatgaagacaatATTATCAGTCAAGATCGGGTTATATTTaaaatctcttgtttggttaactaaaattaatcttttaaacacaaaatgagtttgaagtaGGGCGAAATTAGTGTGTGAACTACCGCTTTGATCAGATTTGGTAACACTTCGGTTCAAATTCTTTATTTGTCttaaaattcattaaatatgtataaattattaatttagaactaaataactcaAAAAAATTAGGATTCGAAACTCATATATTTCAAATTATGGCTCCGCAtttaatttgaagtaaataatttcatcaaaatgaaagttaagatattaaaggagtgaaataaaagttttatttttatatattgaaaataaaatatacttATTGGAAGTTTAGTTATTaccaacataaattatatttctttaattaaattatttctttttatatttGGAGTTGGGTCCGGGTTTAGCACGGGCCTCGTGAGATtagttactactatatataagggacaatACAAGGGCTTTTGTAGTCCTAACAAAACTTTCCCAAAAAATgtcaaactttttaattaattacttctaggtcttgatcttattttttaaagtcaaatttattttttgttcttatggTCTACTTTTTAAAAGTTGTCGAATATTCTGCCTTATTTACCTGTTTTCTATCCGGTATCCAGTACCCGCATTGGAGTTTGCCTAATTCAGATTTGCGTCACATAGGGCCCAATCGGGGGAAGCGCTCCTTGCCAAGGATTTTTTCATACCCAGGATCGAACCCGAGACCCCTGGTTAAAGGAGGAACAGCCTCATCCGATGCACTTTATTTTCCTGTTGCTTTCTTCTATTGAtcttatctattaacctaaaaaataattatttcttcgctagatattcttgcttcttgttgctctttgtttttttttttttttttttccgcttattatagatttttacatgtaagcatttcttttactttatatttgtaCTATGAAATTTGAGAATTTCTGAAAATTCTTTTACTCATCGGTAGGCATTTCTTTTACTTCATATTTATAGTTTAATGAGCTCATATGTGTTTACCAAGATTAGTACAAAAATGATTTTGcgatagttttaaaaattattaaatgatgccaatgttgaaaatgaagacaatATTATTAGTCAAGATCGGGTTATAGTAGGGCGGAATTAGAGCGTCAGCTACCGATTTGATCGGAAACGGTAGCGCTTTGGTTCAAATTCTGTATTTGTCTTTAAAGTTCATCAAATacgtataaattattaatttagaactaaataactttaaAAATTAGGATTCGAAACTCATATATTTCAAATTATGGCTCCGCATctaatttgaagtaaataatttcatcaaaacaaagttaagatattaaaggagtgaaatgaaagttttgctttcatatattgaaaatatacttatttgaagtttaattattaccaatataaattatatttctttaattaaaatattactttTTTTATTTGGAGTTGGGTCTGGGCTTAGTACGGGCCTTGTGAAactagtgtgtgtgtatatatatatatttgatctATCTTCTTCATAATTTTGGGTCTTTTCAAATCCAATACGAATTCAAATAACTAGAAAGAAAACTTTGGCCCTGAAATAAACTCTTTCGCGAACCCTTTTCATCAGTCAGTACCCTCCTCTCGTTTATTTTGTTTAATTATAAAATGTTTGTGTTAGAAAAGATCTTGCCCCAAATTCCCAGATAAATGAGCTTTGTACGGGTGAATTTATTTATGTGATTGAAACTGAACTTTTTTTGGATGAGGTTATTTCTTTACCAATTAGCACACTCCTTGATTAATCTACTGATGTGCTATCTTAGTAGGTGGAGAAAGGAAGAAGAATTTTGAAAATTTCGAGTGATGAGTGAACTTGATTATGTGTTAGGAATTGAGTTACCAACTTGTCACATCCTATATAAGTATTCTGGAAAACTGCCCACGAAGAGCATGATAGTCCTATATGCTGACTTctttttggattgttggaaaaaaaaaatatttttgggtgGTATTCTTGCTCTGtttccccattttctttggggaATGAAGCCaatagttttttttaaaaaaaaataaagataatGAGGCAAATTTCTGTAGTATATGCTTGCATATTTAGTTACTTGTTCCCTCAATTGTATCAATTTATTTGCATTATAAAATACATTCTTATAACCTGCAAAAACCGAATCAAACCGACAAAATCGAAACCGGCAGAATTTATACCAAAATGGTTTGGTTTGAATATTTTAAAAAACCGActtaattgatttggtttgattttaattaaaactccaatcaaaccggaccatgaacacccctaaatTGAAGAGTGGTTTCCAGAATAGGTGGATTTGTAGGAGAGGGGGCATATTGGTAACTATCTTGACTATTTTGATAGTAATTTCATAGGAGATATGTATTATACACTGGttataattaacaaataattaattgGCATAGTTCGGAGAGATAAATGTTACTAGTACTCCTTTTTTCTTGCATTAGAGATGCGCTAGAGATTGGTATTATACACTGATCGTAATTTTGTTTTTTCAGGAGTAGACTTTCAAAATCTTACAAAATTATACACACTCAGAAACCAATTCAATACACTTTTTGGGGGTAAAATTCACTTTTACCTTTTGCATGAACTATCAACCTTGTAAAGGCAAACTTTCTAGATTGAATGAAAAAGTCAAGAGTGCATTTCATTTTTAGGTGGAGAAAAAGAACGAGAAAGAAGTCAATAGTACATTTCCCTGAAACTCTTTCTTCCAGAAGACAATCTTTTCCACCTACTGCTCTTACCATTTTCTCTAACAACCAAACAAGAGAACTATTAAGGTACTACATCCAATTAGAAGCAGAGAAGGGGAAAATAGGACAAAAAACAAACAAGAAAACTAGGGAAATTaaatactcccttcgtcccaattttaaaaatagattttttgaatattttataataaaatttacataattgAAAATTACATGTACTATAAGttgcataattaataattcacaatatatgaaaaTAGTTGGAGAAAATCGTAGTAATAGAAAGAGCTGTTTGACTCCCAAACTAATTAACCTtcaaataaattgggacggagagaatATTTAATTTCCCTAGTTTTCTTGTTTGTTTTTGGTCCTATTTTCCCCTTCTCTGCTTCTAATTGGATGTACGTTCCCTTAAGTGACAGTTAGGGCTTGTCAAAAGGAAATAAAAAGTAGGAATACTACAAATACGTGGGGTTATTATTGTGGTTACAAACGTCCAATCTTTACAAAATATCTAAGTCATTGAAAGGTCCAATCTTTACAAAATATCTAAGTCATGGATTCATTTTGGTTATTGTAAAAAATAGAATTGATTTGAGCTG
Above is a genomic segment from Lycium barbarum isolate Lr01 chromosome 12, ASM1917538v2, whole genome shotgun sequence containing:
- the LOC132622291 gene encoding ras-related protein RABA1d isoform X1, which produces MAGYRAEDDYDYLFKVVLIGDSGVGKSNLLSRFTRNEFSLESKSTIGVEFATKSLTVDTKVIKAQIWDTAGQERNCNGCIALLCRYRAITSAYYRGAVGALLVYDVTRHSTFENVERWLKELRDHTDPNIVVMLVGNKSDLRHLVAVSTEDGKSFAEKESLYFMETSALEATNVDNAFAEVLTQIYHVMSRKAMENGENGNGNVPSHGEKIDVGKEVSDVKKSGCCST
- the LOC132622291 gene encoding ras-related protein RABA1d isoform X2, yielding MAGYRAEDDYDYLFKVVLIGDSGVGKSNLLSRFTRNEFSLESKSTIGVEFATKSLTVDTKVIKAQIWDTAGQERYRAITSAYYRGAVGALLVYDVTRHSTFENVERWLKELRDHTDPNIVVMLVGNKSDLRHLVAVSTEDGKSFAEKESLYFMETSALEATNVDNAFAEVLTQIYHVMSRKAMENGENGNGNVPSHGEKIDVGKEVSDVKKSGCCST